A section of the Saccharopolyspora gregorii genome encodes:
- a CDS encoding acetaldehyde dehydrogenase (acetylating) translates to MAENRVTAAIVGPGNIGTDLLAKLARSDLIDVRYVVGVVESDGLARARDQGVEASAEGVDWLLRQDPLPEIVFEATSAKAHLANAPRYADADIQAVDLTPAHLGPMVCPPVNGTEHLDARNVSMITCGGQATIPVVHAVSRVTPVTYAEIVASVSSRSAGPGTRANIDEFTRTTSGAVAEVGGAEEGKAIIILNPIEPPMIMRDTVFCMIRPDADQDAITASVHAMVAEVQQYVPGYTLRAEPQFDRPRPGWNGNARVAMFLEVAGNGDYLPPYAGNLDIMTAAAARTGEQMAAARTNGAQA, encoded by the coding sequence ATGGCGGAGAATCGAGTGACAGCGGCGATCGTCGGACCGGGCAACATCGGGACCGACCTACTGGCGAAGCTGGCCCGCAGCGATCTCATCGATGTGCGGTACGTGGTCGGTGTGGTGGAGTCCGACGGCCTCGCCCGAGCACGCGATCAAGGCGTGGAGGCCTCCGCGGAAGGCGTGGACTGGCTGCTTCGGCAGGACCCGCTGCCCGAGATCGTGTTCGAGGCGACCTCGGCGAAGGCCCACCTCGCCAACGCCCCGCGCTACGCGGACGCCGACATCCAGGCGGTGGACCTGACCCCGGCGCACCTCGGACCGATGGTCTGCCCGCCGGTCAACGGAACCGAGCACCTCGACGCCCGGAACGTCTCGATGATCACCTGCGGTGGCCAGGCCACGATCCCGGTGGTGCACGCGGTCTCGCGCGTGACTCCGGTGACCTACGCCGAGATCGTCGCTTCGGTGTCGTCGCGCTCGGCCGGACCCGGCACGCGGGCCAACATCGACGAGTTCACCCGCACCACCTCCGGTGCGGTCGCCGAGGTCGGTGGTGCCGAGGAGGGCAAGGCGATCATCATCCTCAACCCGATCGAACCGCCGATGATCATGCGCGACACCGTGTTCTGCATGATCCGCCCGGATGCCGACCAGGACGCGATCACCGCCTCCGTGCACGCGATGGTCGCCGAGGTCCAGCAGTACGTCCCCGGCTACACCCTGCGCGCCGAGCCGCAGTTCGACCGGCCGCGCCCGGGGTGGAACGGCAACGCCCGCGTGGCGATGTTCCTGGAGGTCGCGGGCAACGGCGACTACCTGCCGCCCTACGCGGGCAATCTCGACATCATGACCGCCGCCGCGGCCCGCACCGGAGAGCAGATGGCCGCCGCCCGCACGAACGGAGCACAGGCATGA
- a CDS encoding SDR family NAD(P)-dependent oxidoreductase encodes MEELDFTGRAIVVTGAGRGIGRAHALLLASRGASVVVGDLGARTDGSGVEDEDPAGAVVAEITDAGGIAVAARADVSTEAGAASMVSAAVEHFGRLDALISNAGIVRTARFDEVDLAEYQRHLDVHYFGSLLLARAAWPHLKASGSGRIVNTISAAMLGNPLMTHYGSSKGAVFGLTRNLAIEGVAHGITVNAIAPGAGTRMAENSAESLAPEVLEYLRTRLLPEHVAPVAAYLVHPSCAVTGEVFNVAGGAVNRMAVVNTAGIHDPALTPETVAERFDEVMAITPDSAPQTISTEQ; translated from the coding sequence ATGGAAGAACTGGACTTCACCGGTCGCGCGATCGTCGTGACCGGAGCCGGGCGGGGCATCGGCAGGGCGCACGCCCTGCTGCTGGCGTCGCGTGGCGCGTCGGTGGTGGTGGGCGACCTCGGCGCCCGCACCGACGGTTCAGGTGTCGAAGACGAGGACCCCGCCGGTGCTGTGGTCGCCGAGATCACCGATGCTGGTGGGATCGCCGTGGCCGCACGCGCGGACGTGTCGACCGAAGCCGGTGCGGCATCGATGGTCTCGGCTGCGGTCGAGCACTTCGGACGGTTGGACGCGCTCATCAGCAACGCGGGCATCGTGCGCACCGCGCGCTTCGACGAGGTCGATCTCGCCGAGTACCAGCGCCACCTCGACGTGCACTACTTCGGCTCGTTGCTGCTGGCACGCGCTGCCTGGCCGCACCTGAAGGCCTCCGGCAGCGGACGGATCGTCAACACGATCTCGGCCGCCATGCTGGGAAACCCGCTCATGACCCACTACGGCTCCTCCAAGGGCGCGGTGTTCGGACTCACCCGCAACCTCGCGATCGAAGGGGTCGCGCACGGCATCACCGTCAACGCCATCGCGCCCGGCGCGGGCACGCGGATGGCCGAGAACTCGGCGGAATCGCTGGCGCCGGAGGTGCTGGAGTACCTGCGCACCCGGCTCCTGCCGGAACACGTCGCTCCGGTCGCGGCCTACCTCGTCCACCCCTCCTGCGCGGTGACCGGCGAGGTATTCAACGTCGCAGGTGGCGCGGTCAACCGCATGGCCGTGGTCAACACGGCCGGCATCCACGACCCGGCTCTGACCCCGGAAACCGTCGCCGAGCGCTTCGACGAGGTCATGGCGATCACCCCGGACTCCGCCCCGCAGACCATTTCGACCGAGCAGTGA
- a CDS encoding 3-ketosteroid-9-alpha-hydroxylase subunit A, whose amino-acid sequence MTTTGSDEEIRTVEAVAPPTRFARGWHCLGLAADFRDGRPHPVEAFGTKLVVFADSSGKINVLDAYCRHMGGDLTRGEVKGDAVACPFHDWRWGGNGRCQSIPYAKRVPPRARTRAWTVLERNGQLFVWHDPQGSPPPEDVTIPEIESFGDPGWTEWTWNSIKIEGSHCREIVDNVVDMAHFFYVHYSFPTLFKNIFEGHIAAQHMNSRPRPDVDIGTNYSQSDDAVGRSEAAYYGPSYMIDYLWNDSPLGTIETVLINCHYPVTATSFVLQWGVSVKKPAGMTDEQAAEMAGSFAAGVEKGFVQDVEIWRSKAKIDNPLLCEEDGPVYQLRRWYEQFYVDVEDVTPEMTQRFEFEIDTQRAISYWQREVEDNIAAGRLITSDPAVESFEAERAAETGTR is encoded by the coding sequence ATGACCACCACTGGATCCGACGAGGAGATCAGGACCGTCGAGGCGGTGGCCCCGCCGACCCGGTTCGCCCGGGGTTGGCACTGCCTGGGGCTTGCCGCCGATTTCCGGGACGGCCGACCGCACCCGGTCGAGGCGTTCGGCACCAAACTGGTGGTTTTCGCCGACAGCAGCGGGAAGATCAACGTGCTCGACGCCTACTGCAGGCACATGGGTGGCGACCTCACTCGCGGTGAGGTGAAGGGCGACGCGGTGGCCTGCCCGTTCCACGACTGGCGCTGGGGCGGGAACGGCCGCTGCCAGAGCATCCCCTACGCCAAGCGCGTTCCGCCGCGCGCCCGCACCCGCGCGTGGACGGTGCTGGAGCGCAACGGGCAGCTGTTCGTCTGGCACGATCCGCAGGGCAGCCCGCCGCCGGAGGACGTCACGATCCCGGAGATCGAGTCCTTCGGAGATCCGGGTTGGACCGAGTGGACCTGGAACTCGATCAAGATCGAGGGTTCCCACTGCCGGGAGATCGTCGACAACGTCGTGGACATGGCGCACTTCTTCTACGTGCACTACTCGTTCCCGACGTTGTTCAAGAACATCTTCGAAGGGCATATCGCGGCGCAGCACATGAACTCGCGGCCGCGCCCGGACGTCGACATCGGCACGAACTATTCCCAGAGCGACGACGCCGTCGGCCGATCCGAGGCGGCCTACTACGGCCCGTCGTACATGATCGACTACCTGTGGAACGACTCGCCGCTGGGCACGATCGAGACGGTACTGATCAACTGCCACTACCCGGTGACGGCGACGAGCTTCGTCCTGCAGTGGGGCGTGAGCGTGAAGAAGCCCGCGGGCATGACCGACGAGCAGGCCGCCGAGATGGCCGGCTCCTTCGCCGCCGGCGTGGAGAAGGGCTTCGTGCAGGACGTGGAGATCTGGCGGAGCAAGGCCAAGATCGACAACCCGCTGCTGTGCGAGGAGGACGGGCCGGTCTACCAGCTGCGTCGCTGGTACGAGCAGTTCTACGTCGACGTCGAGGACGTCACTCCGGAGATGACGCAGCGCTTCGAGTTCGAGATCGACACCCAACGCGCGATCTCGTACTGGCAACGCGAGGTCGAGGACAACATCGCCGCGGGACGGCTGATCACCTCGGATCCGGCGGTGGAGAGCTTCGAAGCCGAACGCGCCGCCGAGACCGGAACCCGCTGA
- a CDS encoding 2-keto-4-pentenoate hydratase: protein MTPELARQRALALYRARATREPIAPFTDEDPTLGMDEGYAIQRELVSMLLADGDDIIGHKVGVTSAPMQRMLGVNSPDHGPVLASTRYRDGGTVSLRGFIAPKIEAEIVFVLGTRLEGPDVTVEQARQAISGVVAGLEIVDSRIADWRIELADTVADLASNGALALSDRVVPFDEVADPRLVGMVLSRNGNLVDTGAGAAALGDPVAVVAWLANVLARNGVVLEPGHLVMTGALHAAVPMSEGDEFLAEFDRLGTVRLNVGP, encoded by the coding sequence GTGACCCCCGAACTGGCACGGCAGCGCGCCCTGGCGCTGTACCGGGCTCGGGCGACGCGCGAGCCGATCGCCCCGTTCACCGACGAGGATCCGACGCTGGGCATGGACGAGGGCTACGCCATCCAGCGCGAGCTGGTGTCGATGCTCCTGGCCGATGGAGACGACATCATCGGGCACAAGGTCGGGGTGACCTCGGCACCCATGCAGCGGATGCTCGGCGTCAACTCCCCCGACCACGGACCGGTCCTGGCTTCCACCCGATACCGCGACGGCGGCACCGTGAGCCTGCGCGGGTTCATCGCGCCGAAGATCGAGGCCGAGATCGTGTTCGTGCTCGGGACTCGTCTGGAGGGGCCGGACGTGACGGTGGAGCAGGCGCGGCAGGCCATCAGCGGGGTCGTGGCCGGGTTGGAGATCGTGGACTCGCGGATCGCGGACTGGCGGATCGAGCTGGCCGACACGGTCGCCGACCTGGCCTCCAACGGCGCCCTCGCGCTGTCGGACCGGGTCGTCCCGTTCGACGAGGTCGCCGATCCCCGGTTGGTGGGAATGGTGCTGTCCCGCAACGGAAACCTCGTCGACACCGGGGCCGGGGCTGCCGCGCTGGGCGACCCGGTCGCGGTGGTGGCCTGGCTCGCCAACGTCCTCGCCCGCAACGGCGTCGTGCTCGAACCCGGTCACCTGGTGATGACCGGGGCTCTGCACGCGGCGGTCCCGATGTCCGAGGGCGACGAGTTCCTCGCCGAGTTCGACCGCCTCGGCACCGTCCGCCTCAACGTCGGCCCGTAG
- a CDS encoding cytochrome P450, with the protein MTQTAEYPFGPLPMEQAAEHIRAILRDRPMTKVTMPVGGDVWVVHRNKAAKELLSDKRFVREPFRTGEREVPFMAPFPDMLRSTLQFEDPPQHTKLRKLVQKGITPRRVKAMRESAVAFANELIDQMVVKGGTRDLISEYAMSLPIQMLSNLLGVPVEDRERFEHWSSSFLETSGKTVEEMGQDVAELAGYMSELIARRREEPREDLLSALANARDKDETLTDDEILPIAFILIIGGFDNTATFLASGVLALLRSDDQRERLLADIDGLASTAAEEVLRHGRTAVSLQMGGGGSLVPFVATEDVEIDGQLVKEGEAIAVDPGLAGHDPEVFDDPFRFDIGRTDNPHLTLSHGLHHCLGAPLARMELQVGITELFRRLPGLRLDGEPTYSSEHISQPMTSMPVAW; encoded by the coding sequence ATGACGCAGACCGCCGAATACCCCTTCGGGCCGCTGCCGATGGAGCAGGCCGCCGAGCACATCCGCGCGATCCTGCGCGACCGCCCCATGACCAAGGTGACCATGCCCGTCGGCGGCGACGTCTGGGTGGTGCACCGCAACAAGGCCGCCAAGGAGCTGCTGAGCGACAAGCGGTTCGTGCGCGAGCCGTTCCGCACCGGTGAGCGGGAGGTGCCGTTCATGGCGCCGTTCCCGGACATGCTGCGCTCTACGCTGCAGTTCGAGGACCCGCCGCAGCACACGAAGCTGCGCAAGCTCGTGCAGAAGGGCATCACCCCGCGCCGGGTCAAGGCCATGCGCGAGTCGGCCGTGGCCTTCGCCAACGAGCTCATCGACCAGATGGTCGTCAAGGGCGGTACTCGTGATCTGATCAGCGAGTACGCGATGTCGCTGCCGATCCAGATGCTCTCGAACCTGCTAGGCGTTCCCGTGGAGGATCGAGAGCGATTCGAGCACTGGAGCTCGTCGTTCCTGGAGACCTCCGGCAAGACCGTCGAGGAGATGGGGCAGGACGTCGCCGAGCTCGCCGGCTACATGAGCGAGCTGATCGCCCGCCGCCGCGAGGAGCCGCGCGAGGACCTGCTCAGCGCGCTGGCCAACGCCCGTGACAAGGACGAGACGCTCACCGACGACGAGATCTTGCCGATCGCGTTCATCCTCATCATCGGCGGGTTCGACAACACCGCGACGTTCTTGGCGTCCGGGGTGCTGGCGCTGCTGCGCTCGGACGACCAGCGCGAACGCCTGCTGGCCGACATCGACGGTCTCGCGTCCACCGCGGCCGAGGAGGTGCTGCGGCACGGGCGCACCGCGGTCAGCCTGCAGATGGGCGGGGGTGGGAGCCTCGTGCCGTTCGTGGCCACCGAGGACGTCGAGATCGACGGGCAGCTGGTCAAGGAGGGGGAGGCCATCGCGGTCGACCCGGGCCTGGCCGGGCACGATCCGGAGGTCTTCGACGACCCGTTCCGCTTCGACATCGGACGTACCGACAACCCGCACCTGACGCTGAGCCACGGCCTGCACCACTGCCTGGGAGCTCCGCTGGCCCGGATGGAGCTGCAGGTCGGCATCACCGAGCTCTTCCGCAGACTGCCCGGACTGCGCCTGGACGGCGAGCCCACCTACAGCAGCGAGCACATCTCGCAGCCGATGACCTCCATGCCCGTGGCGTGGTGA
- the dmpG gene encoding 4-hydroxy-2-oxovalerate aldolase, with protein MSARPPLAHDVRIIDTTLRDGSHAMAHRFTEAQVRDTVRALDSAGVEVIEVTHGDGLGGSSFNYGFSHTDERHLIAAAREEAVQAKIAVLLVPGIGTVEHLKMARDSGADMVRVATHCTEADVSPQHFEAARELGMETAGFLMMAHRTSPEDLAEQARIMVDAGCQAPYCTDSAGALLMHEARDRFEALITEVGDQAWIGYHGHQNLSFGVANSVIAQEVGVRYIDGSLCALGAGAGNSPTEVLAAVFDRLGVTTGLDVMGLLHAAEEVVRPYLNRWPKMDRNAIVQGWAGVYSSFLLHAETAAERYGVPAHEILKRCGELGYVGGQEDMIIDVALSLAADR; from the coding sequence ATGAGCGCCCGACCGCCGCTGGCCCACGACGTCCGCATCATCGACACCACGCTGCGCGACGGTTCGCACGCCATGGCACACCGGTTCACCGAAGCCCAGGTCCGAGACACCGTCCGGGCGCTGGACTCCGCCGGAGTGGAGGTCATCGAGGTCACCCACGGCGACGGGCTCGGCGGTTCCTCGTTCAACTACGGCTTCTCGCACACCGACGAGAGGCACCTGATCGCAGCCGCCCGCGAAGAGGCCGTGCAGGCGAAGATCGCCGTGCTGCTCGTACCGGGCATCGGAACGGTCGAACACCTCAAGATGGCCCGTGACTCCGGCGCCGACATGGTCCGCGTGGCCACGCACTGCACCGAGGCTGACGTGTCCCCGCAGCACTTCGAGGCAGCGCGCGAGCTGGGCATGGAGACCGCCGGGTTCCTCATGATGGCCCACCGCACCAGCCCGGAGGACCTGGCCGAGCAGGCGCGCATCATGGTCGACGCCGGCTGCCAGGCCCCGTACTGCACCGACTCCGCGGGCGCGCTGCTGATGCACGAGGCGCGCGACCGCTTCGAAGCGCTGATCACCGAGGTCGGCGACCAGGCGTGGATCGGCTACCACGGGCACCAGAACCTCAGCTTCGGTGTCGCGAACTCGGTGATCGCCCAGGAGGTCGGTGTGCGCTACATCGACGGCTCGCTGTGCGCGCTGGGCGCGGGTGCCGGCAACTCCCCCACCGAGGTCCTGGCCGCGGTCTTCGACCGCCTCGGCGTGACCACTGGACTGGACGTGATGGGTCTGCTGCACGCCGCTGAGGAGGTCGTGCGCCCGTACCTGAACCGGTGGCCGAAGATGGACCGCAACGCGATCGTGCAGGGCTGGGCCGGGGTGTACTCGTCGTTCCTGCTGCACGCCGAGACCGCCGCGGAGCGCTACGGCGTGCCCGCGCACGAGATCCTCAAGCGCTGCGGTGAGCTCGGTTACGTCGGCGGCCAGGAGGACATGATCATCGACGTCGCGCTGTCCCTGGCGGCCGACCGGTGA
- a CDS encoding 2Fe-2S iron-sulfur cluster-binding protein yields MPKVFYTLPDGTERVVEAAAGDSVMQTAVRNGVTGIVAQCGGELSCATCHVFVDADELAAFPAPSEDEEDMLDGTAVDREDTSRLSCQLVLADRDLHVVIADEQL; encoded by the coding sequence ATGCCCAAGGTCTTCTACACCCTGCCTGACGGAACCGAACGCGTCGTAGAGGCAGCTGCCGGCGATTCGGTGATGCAGACAGCTGTGCGCAACGGCGTCACCGGCATCGTCGCCCAGTGCGGCGGCGAACTGTCCTGCGCGACCTGCCACGTGTTCGTCGACGCCGACGAGCTGGCGGCCTTCCCCGCGCCGAGCGAGGACGAGGAGGACATGCTCGACGGCACCGCCGTGGATCGGGAGGACACCTCACGCCTGTCCTGCCAGCTGGTCCTGGCCGACCGGGACCTGCACGTGGTCATCGCGGACGAGCAGCTGTGA
- a CDS encoding alpha/beta fold hydrolase — MSLSTDELREQTSRTLPGSEPLHYHRVGDGPGLFLVHGSGPGVSGWANFGANVPVFSRDRTVIIPDQPGFGASHRPDLTAAPYATTSVAALLRILDAEGLDVVDVVGNSLGGMVATHLALQHPDRVRRMVLMGPGGIAPPLLAPQPTEGIRLLIEFCEDPTRERLVAWMRAMVGDQRFLTEERVEERWKTASAPGGVDFVRDFYRAAMRPGATAGTPLWARLDEIAHPVLLTYGRDDRVTPLESALHPLRTMRNAELHVFPNCGHWAMQERQNDFERVVLEFLTRDDRQEDR; from the coding sequence ATGTCCCTCAGCACCGACGAACTCCGGGAACAGACGTCCCGGACGCTGCCCGGGTCCGAGCCACTGCACTACCACCGGGTCGGCGACGGCCCCGGCCTGTTCCTGGTCCACGGCAGCGGGCCAGGCGTGTCTGGCTGGGCCAACTTCGGAGCGAACGTGCCGGTGTTCTCCCGCGACCGCACGGTGATCATCCCCGACCAGCCCGGATTCGGTGCCAGCCACCGGCCCGACCTCACCGCCGCGCCGTACGCGACGACTTCGGTGGCGGCTCTCCTGCGGATCCTCGACGCCGAAGGACTCGACGTGGTCGACGTGGTCGGCAACTCGCTGGGCGGGATGGTCGCCACCCACCTGGCGCTGCAGCACCCCGACCGGGTTCGCCGGATGGTGCTGATGGGACCGGGCGGTATCGCACCACCGCTGCTGGCCCCGCAACCGACCGAGGGAATCCGGCTGCTCATCGAGTTCTGCGAGGATCCCACGCGCGAAAGGCTCGTCGCCTGGATGCGCGCCATGGTCGGTGACCAGCGCTTCCTCACCGAGGAACGCGTCGAAGAGCGCTGGAAGACCGCCTCCGCCCCAGGCGGTGTCGACTTCGTGCGCGACTTCTACCGCGCGGCGATGCGCCCCGGTGCCACGGCCGGTACTCCACTCTGGGCCCGGCTCGACGAGATCGCGCACCCGGTGCTGCTGACCTACGGCCGCGACGACCGGGTCACACCGCTGGAATCCGCACTGCATCCGCTGCGCACCATGCGCAACGCCGAACTGCACGTCTTCCCCAACTGCGGGCATTGGGCCATGCAGGAACGCCAGAACGACTTCGAGCGCGTGGTGCTGGAGTTCCTCACCCGCGACGACCGGCAGGAGGATCGATGA
- a CDS encoding VOC family protein: MTDIKALGYVRVRATDMRAWKEFAAEVIGFAFGDGPEQEALYLRVDERPARIVVLPGDTDRVEAVGWEVGDGAALARVRDQVEAVGVATAPLSQDEADLRRVEAGFTFDAPGGTPTEIFHGSGLDHSPLATPHGNRFVAGELGLGHVVVPVDDLDGAFRFYGDTLGFRSRGAFRLPTPPEAGPVRLRFMGVNPRHHSLAILPSPELKSPALVHIMVECETLDEVGRALDRLTAKGYHLSSTLGRHTNDKMVSFYARTPGGWDLEVGCDGMLVDDDHYSAAEITADSYWGHQWDFS, translated from the coding sequence ATGACCGACATCAAGGCGCTCGGCTACGTCCGAGTTCGCGCCACCGACATGCGGGCGTGGAAGGAGTTCGCCGCCGAGGTCATCGGCTTCGCCTTCGGCGACGGACCCGAGCAGGAGGCGCTGTACCTGCGGGTCGACGAGCGACCGGCGCGGATCGTCGTGCTGCCCGGCGACACCGACCGGGTCGAAGCCGTCGGCTGGGAGGTCGGCGACGGGGCAGCGCTGGCGAGGGTGCGCGACCAGGTCGAGGCTGTCGGAGTCGCGACCGCACCGCTGTCCCAGGACGAGGCCGACCTGCGCCGCGTCGAGGCAGGATTCACCTTCGACGCGCCCGGCGGCACCCCGACGGAGATCTTCCACGGTTCCGGACTGGACCACTCGCCGCTGGCGACTCCGCACGGAAACCGGTTCGTCGCGGGCGAGCTCGGTCTCGGCCACGTCGTCGTGCCGGTCGACGACCTCGACGGCGCGTTTCGGTTCTACGGCGACACCCTCGGCTTTCGCAGCCGCGGCGCGTTCCGGCTGCCCACCCCGCCCGAGGCCGGACCCGTGCGACTGCGGTTCATGGGTGTCAACCCTCGCCACCACAGCCTGGCCATCCTGCCTTCGCCGGAGCTGAAGTCCCCTGCCCTGGTGCACATCATGGTCGAGTGCGAAACCCTCGACGAGGTCGGCCGGGCCCTCGACCGGCTCACGGCCAAGGGTTATCACCTGTCCTCCACCTTGGGCAGGCACACCAACGACAAGATGGTCTCGTTCTACGCCCGCACGCCCGGCGGCTGGGACCTGGAAGTCGGCTGCGACGGCATGCTCGTCGACGACGACCACTACTCCGCGGCGGAGATCACCGCCGACAGCTACTGGGGACACCAGTGGGACTTCTCCTGA
- a CDS encoding NAD(P)/FAD-dependent oxidoreductase, which produces MSGLLIVGASQAGVQLACSARELGWDRPVTIIGAEPHPPYARPSLSKAFLKSNAASLELRSAEFYAEHDIELVLGEAVTELRSDAVITASGRRLGFERLALATGSRPRRLPIDGAELPGVHVLRGLDDAQALRAELERAPEVVVIGGGFVGLEVAGTAAALGCRVVVLEAGPALMGRAVGSATAEFVRRAHERSGIEVRTGALPQRIVGGDRVAGVELADGTRFRASLVVVGVGVEPVDELARGAGLKCDNGVVVDEFSVTSDGRTLAVGDCANLPDPSPVPGPSSRLRLESVDNAVEQARAAATTLVGDPRPYRGVPWFWSEQPSAKLQIAGLAATSDEEVVRPALREGQQTVLRYRDGVLVAAECVNAPAEFLAARRAIAGGAQLSADTARLPGKLKDLLAART; this is translated from the coding sequence GTGAGCGGACTGCTGATCGTCGGCGCGTCCCAGGCGGGCGTCCAACTCGCCTGCAGCGCGCGGGAACTCGGCTGGGACCGGCCGGTGACGATCATCGGCGCCGAACCGCACCCGCCCTACGCCCGCCCGTCGCTGTCGAAGGCGTTCCTGAAGAGCAACGCCGCTTCGCTGGAACTGCGCAGCGCGGAGTTCTACGCCGAGCACGACATCGAGCTGGTGCTGGGTGAAGCGGTGACCGAGCTGCGGTCGGATGCCGTGATCACCGCGTCCGGGCGGAGGTTGGGCTTCGAACGGTTGGCGTTGGCCACCGGTTCCCGGCCCCGTCGGTTGCCGATCGACGGCGCCGAGTTGCCGGGCGTGCACGTGCTGCGGGGGCTCGACGACGCGCAGGCGTTGCGCGCCGAACTGGAACGCGCACCCGAGGTGGTGGTGATCGGTGGTGGGTTCGTGGGACTCGAAGTGGCCGGTACCGCTGCCGCCCTCGGGTGTCGGGTCGTGGTGCTGGAAGCCGGGCCGGCGCTGATGGGCAGGGCCGTGGGCTCGGCCACCGCGGAGTTCGTGCGCCGCGCCCACGAGCGCTCGGGAATCGAGGTGCGCACCGGAGCCCTCCCGCAGCGCATCGTCGGTGGCGACCGGGTGGCAGGCGTGGAGCTGGCCGACGGAACCCGGTTCCGGGCGTCGCTGGTCGTGGTGGGCGTGGGAGTCGAGCCGGTCGACGAGTTGGCTCGTGGTGCCGGGCTGAAGTGCGACAACGGTGTTGTGGTGGACGAGTTCTCGGTGACCTCGGACGGCCGGACGCTGGCCGTCGGAGACTGCGCGAACCTGCCCGACCCGTCACCGGTGCCCGGGCCGTCGTCGAGGTTGCGGCTGGAGAGCGTGGACAACGCCGTCGAGCAGGCCCGCGCGGCGGCCACCACGCTCGTCGGCGATCCGCGCCCGTACCGCGGGGTGCCGTGGTTCTGGTCCGAACAGCCCTCGGCGAAGCTCCAGATCGCGGGCTTGGCGGCCACTTCGGACGAGGAAGTGGTCCGTCCCGCGCTGCGCGAGGGCCAGCAGACCGTGCTGCGCTACCGCGACGGCGTCCTGGTGGCGGCCGAATGCGTCAACGCACCGGCCGAGTTCCTGGCCGCCCGCCGGGCCATCGCAGGGGGCGCGCAGCTCAGCGCGGACACCGCCAGGCTGCCGGGCAAGCTGAAGGACCTCCTGGCCGCCCGAACCTGA
- a CDS encoding acyl-CoA dehydrogenase family protein has translation MTHEVVQKVEALGPRFAAAAADTERLGKLSPESVALVREAGVMRMLQPKDFGGFAAHPRDFAEAVMAVARRCGSTGWVCGVGGVHPWEMALCDREVQHEVWGENPETWIASPYMPSGVAVPTDGGYVLNGRWQFSSGTDHCDWIFLGALVGDADGKPLTPPSGLHVILPRADYTIVEDSWNVVGLAGTGSKDIVVENAFVPTYRTIDSAEVAEGEIAAERAGRTETVYRLPFWSMFPLGITSAVVGITEGVLEHHLAYQRDRTMSTGTKVKEDPYSLYAISDAAAEIAASRAQLLDGITRLYDLADAGKTIAFEQRALVRRNQIRCAWRAVTAADQIFARSGGNALRLDNPMQRFWRDAHAGLHHAIHTPGPTYHTAALTEMDIEPSPAQRVMI, from the coding sequence ATGACGCACGAAGTCGTGCAGAAGGTGGAGGCCCTGGGACCGCGGTTCGCGGCTGCCGCGGCCGACACCGAACGGCTGGGCAAGCTCTCGCCCGAGTCCGTGGCCCTGGTCCGCGAAGCAGGCGTGATGCGGATGCTCCAGCCCAAGGACTTCGGTGGTTTCGCCGCGCACCCGCGCGACTTCGCCGAAGCCGTCATGGCCGTGGCCCGGCGCTGCGGCTCCACCGGCTGGGTGTGCGGGGTCGGCGGCGTGCACCCGTGGGAGATGGCGCTGTGCGACCGCGAGGTTCAGCACGAGGTGTGGGGCGAGAACCCCGAGACCTGGATCGCCTCGCCGTACATGCCCAGCGGCGTGGCCGTGCCCACCGACGGCGGCTACGTGCTCAACGGCCGCTGGCAGTTCTCCTCCGGCACCGACCACTGCGACTGGATCTTCCTGGGAGCACTCGTCGGTGACGCCGACGGCAAGCCGCTCACCCCGCCCAGCGGGTTGCACGTGATCCTGCCTCGCGCGGACTACACGATCGTCGAGGACTCCTGGAACGTCGTGGGTCTGGCGGGGACCGGCAGCAAGGACATCGTCGTCGAGAACGCCTTCGTGCCCACCTACCGCACGATCGACTCCGCCGAGGTCGCCGAAGGGGAGATCGCCGCCGAACGCGCCGGCCGGACCGAGACCGTCTACCGGCTGCCGTTCTGGTCCATGTTCCCGCTGGGCATCACCTCCGCCGTCGTGGGCATCACCGAGGGCGTGCTCGAACACCACCTCGCCTACCAGCGTGACCGGACGATGTCGACGGGGACCAAGGTCAAGGAGGATCCCTACTCGCTGTACGCGATCTCCGACGCCGCCGCCGAGATCGCCGCGTCCCGCGCCCAACTGCTCGACGGCATCACCCGCCTCTACGACCTGGCCGACGCGGGCAAGACCATCGCCTTCGAACAGCGGGCCCTGGTGCGGCGCAACCAGATCCGCTGCGCGTGGCGGGCGGTCACCGCCGCCGACCAGATCTTCGCGCGATCCGGCGGCAACGCGCTGCGTCTGGACAACCCGATGCAGCGGTTCTGGCGCGATGCCCACGCGGGCCTGCACCACGCGATCCACACCCCGGGGCCGACCTATCACACCGCGGCGCTGACCGAGATGGACATCGAACCGTCTCCGGCGCAGCGCGTGATGATCTGA